A part of Oncorhynchus clarkii lewisi isolate Uvic-CL-2024 chromosome 17, UVic_Ocla_1.0, whole genome shotgun sequence genomic DNA contains:
- the LOC139370285 gene encoding zinc finger protein 436-like, with translation MSSLSYSLPAKEEEVCWTEKDVLVKEEKEEEAVTVKQEVEGEAVTVKEEEKDVKEEEFTVKEEESFRVKEEDAVCGMKEEEGEITVPLEETGDLINTRERPDSEKPETSKPARRHHCSHCGMIFNQLRCLKRHERIHTGEKPFQCFQCGKCFSLLASMKRHERTHTGEKPHHCSQCGKSFFSSGCLKRHEMIHTGEKPYHCSQCGKSFNRKEYLKEHERIHTGEKRDKPFQCSKCGNNFSLLASLKIHDRIHTGEKPHHCSQCGKSFKLKGQLKQHEIIHTGEKPYHCSQCEKSFSWLGHMRRHKRVHTGDKDVGC, from the exons ATGAGCTCACTAAGCTACTCCCTCCctgctaaagaagaggaggtctgctggacaGAGAAAGATGTTCtagtgaaagaggagaaggaagaggaggctgttacagttaaacaagaagtagagggtgaggctgttacagtgaaagaagaggagaaagacGTGAAAGAGGAAGAATttacagtgaaagaggaagaatcttttagagtgaaagaggaggatgcagtttgtggaatgaaggaggaggagggggagattacTGTCCCGTTGGAGGAGACtggagatctgattaacacca gagaaagaccagactcGGAGAAACCAGagacgtccaaaccagcaagacgacaccactgctcccactgtggaatgaTTTTTAACCAGTTAAGGTGTCTGAAACGACATGAGaggatacacacaggggagaagcctttccaatgcttccagtgtggaaagtgtttttcCTTGTTAGCGAGCATGAAAagacatgagaggacacacacaggggagaagcctcaTCACTGCTctcaatgtggaaagagttttttCTCATCAGGGTGCCTGAAAAGACATGAGATgatacacacaggggaaaaaccttatcactgctcccagtgtggaaagagttttaaccggAAAGAATACCTGAAagagcatgagagaatacacacaggagagaagcgaGATAAACCTTTCCAATGCTCTAAGTGTGGAAATAATTTTTCCTTGTTAGCgagcctgaaaatacatgatagaatacacacaggggagaagcctcatcattgctcccagtgtggaaagagttttaagcTGAAAGGACAATTGAAACAGcatgagataatacacacaggggagaagccgtaCCATTGCTCCCAATGTGAAAAGAGTTTTTCCTGGTTGGGTCACATGAGAAGACATAAGAGAGTACACACAGGAGATAAGGATGTAGGCTGCTGA